The proteins below are encoded in one region of Drosophila santomea strain STO CAGO 1482 chromosome 2R, Prin_Dsan_1.1, whole genome shotgun sequence:
- the LOC120446580 gene encoding H/ACA ribonucleoprotein complex non-core subunit NAF1, whose translation MDSEQPTAAKASASIIKPPNCDTPFELGKQSALEADLSLDKVQTTPTETTNAVGEPVEMEQHVENELFNKSTTGIASISSQEKVADLDHKELQDAGMECETSTDQVPQGNPCKKPPQEMDCESSGQPETTPSTAKDSQKDSFGAADTITVPQVQPAPEVSPCPQACGLSLLAAYSSDDSDVEEVTPAQNGDNEVIEVPVSDPTSSTTAYRPVVAVSSDDENSKSSSSSSDSDSDSEGEYLTVLRKKIDKRINTVDCDEDDEDFDEDGATGDRSRRRQPPKVRGEMLLDDLPPIHQLEITVPEDECVELGKVQSIVDQLVLVSVLPNSMLFDLDTVLFLEKGRKVLGEVFDVLGQVSDPLYCVRFNSNQQILDRGIKIGDVVYCAPKTEHTQFVILSKLMQVRGSDASWEHDVEPPSRYVDHSDDEEEREARAEQRKRRQRDRTNSTDSVDTVTSVATTATEASSVAPPRQRGRRGQRESFRQSQRPSINQNNQNQHRDEQYNYHPSYNPGSWHSNYYQNYHQAAANFNMSQQQPGMPFPVPNYGYGMPYAMPPMYPHMYPPPPPFAPPPPNNHSHQGHPPPS comes from the exons ATGGACAGTGAGCAGCCAACGGCTGCAAAGGCTTCAGCTTCTATTATTAAGCCGCCAAACTGCGACACACCTTTTGAATTGGGGAAACAAAGCGCCTTGGAAGCGGACTTATCACTAGATAAGGTGCAAACAACGCCTACAG AAACAACGAATGCAGTAGGAGAACCAGTAGAAATGGAGCAGCATGTGGAGAATGAATTGTTTAATAAGTCAACAACAGGAATCGCATCGATATCAAGCCAAGAAAAGGTTGCGGATTTAGATCACAAGGAGCTTCAGGATGCGGGAATGGAGTGCGAAACATCAACAGATCAAGTGCCCCAGGGAAATCCCTGTAAGAAGCCACCTCAAGAAATGGATTGTGAATCGTCTGGCCAGCCGGAAACCACTCCTTCAACAGCGAAGGACTCCCAAAAAGATTCCTTTGGCGCTGCAGACACCATTACCGTACCTCAAGTTCAGCCCGCTCCAGAGGTTAGTCCATGTCCCCAAGCATGTGGCCTCAGTCTTTTGGCTGCCTACAGCTCTGATGACTCAGATGTAGAGGAAGTCACTCCAGCGCAGAATGGCGACAACGAAGTGATTGAAGTTCCAGTTTCGGACcccacctcctccaccaccgcATATCGTCCAGTGGTAGCTGTTAGCTCGGACGACGAGAACtcaaaaagcagcagcagtagcagtgACTCAGACTCCGATTCTGAAGGAGAATACCTCACGGTACTTCGCAAAAAGATAGACAAAAGAATCAACACCGTAGATTGCGACGAGGATGACGAGGACTTCGATGAAGATGGGGCTACAGGAGATCGGTCTCGCCGTCGGCAGCCCCCGAAAGTACGTGGAGAAATGCTACTGGATGACCTTCCTCCCATCCATCAGCTAGAGATTACTGTACCCGAGGATGAATGCGTTGAACTGGGCAAAGTGCAATCCATCGTGGATCAGCTTGTTTTGGTTTCCGTGCTACCGAATTCCATGCTATTCGATCTGGACACCGTTTTGTTCTTGGAGAAGGGTCGCAAGGTCCTTGGTGAAGTGTTCGATGTGTTGGGTCAAGTGTCGGATCCACTGTACTGTGTTCGATTCAACAGTAACCAACAGATCCTAGATAGAGGCATCAAAATTGGCGACGTGGTGTACTGCGCTCCAAAAACCGAACACACCCAATTTGTGATCCTCTCTAAGCTGATGCAAGTTCGAGGATCGGATGCTTCGTGGGAGCACGATGTAGAACCACCATCCCGCTACGTAGATCACTCGGATGATGAAGAGGAAAGAGAAGCCAGGGCAGAGCAACGAAAGCGCCGCCAAAGGGATCGCACCAATTCCACTGATTCCGTGGACACCGTAACCTCGGTGGCAACAACAGCCACTGAGGCTTCTTCAGTAGCTCCTCCTCGCCAGCGTGGACGTCGTGGCCAACGAGAGAGTTTCCGGCAGAGCCAGCGACCCTCCATTAACCAAAACAACCAGAATCAGCACCGAGACGAACAGTATAACTACCATCCAAGCTATAATCCAGGCAGCTGGCACTCCAACTACTACCAGAACTATCACCAGGCAGCGGCTAACTTTAACATGTCTCAGCAGCAGCCTGGAATGCCCTTCCCAGTGCCCAACTATGGCTATGGCATGCCATATGCCATGCCGCCAATGTACCCCCACATGTAcccgccaccaccacccttTGCTCCACCTCCTCCGAACAACCATTCGCATCAAGGACATCCGCCACCCAGCTAG
- the LOC120446586 gene encoding PRA1 family protein 3 produces MTAPSTSVGDAAAALSGNLQLPPLRTLDDFILGSARFQLPNLKDFEKWGNRVVKNLLYYQTNYFLLFLTIYVLMIFFNPSKIVTGLLVQALIIGVIWQFFSGKSKKNFIASRLTGGNANAAEQNAQQKWYILAGALLGGYLLLHLLSAVLLTIFTVLLPISLTFIHASLRLRNIKNKLTNSIESFAPSTPMGSLLDALNVRAEGVFN; encoded by the coding sequence ATGACAGCGCCCTCCACTTCCGTGGGCGATGCAGCCGCCGCCTTGTCCGGCAATCTTCAGTTGCCGCCTCTCCGAACACTCGATGACTTTATCCTGGGATCGGCCCGATTCCAACTGCCCAATCTTAAGGATTTCGAGAAGTGGGGCAATCGGGTAGTGAAGAATTTGCTGTACTACCAAACCAACTACTTTCTGCTCTTCCTTACGATTTACGTTTTGATGATTTTCTTCAATCCTTCAAAGATTGTCACTGGTCTGCTGGTGCAGGCTTTAATCATAGGCGTAATCTGGCAGTTCTTCAGTGGAAAGTCGAAGAAGAACTTCATCGCCAGTCGTCTGACAGGGGGAAATGCCAATGCAGCGGAGCAGAATGCCCAACAGAAGTGGTACATACTGGCCGGTGCTTTGCTAGGGGGGTATCTCCTCCTGCATCTGCTGAGCGCGGTGCTTTTGACGATTTTCACCGTGTTGCTGCCCATTTCGCTGACCTTCATCCACGCCTCCTTGCGACTGCGAAACATTAAGAACAAGCTGACCAACAGCATCGAGAGCTTTGCTCCCTCCACACCCATGGGCTCCTTGTTGGATGCCCTAAATGTCCGGGCCGAAGGAGTCTTTAATTAG
- the LOC120446583 gene encoding protein phosphatase 1E, giving the protein MSSDAIPASECAHLVEFKRFLANTAENAAAVSEEVVSRSCVTRTANETYKVSGEERHAELVAAIWKQLESRGCPLHFRMKLLHRCTQQLEQDLCFAKECEVTVEGPPQYDLLKLQKFVASEFERYILKLTDNSEVDRLKEFGDEAEPKNECHLKKEPMHTSAAVKNKPRKMEDRCVCLDRFGEMYELSDRNSRFFGVFDGHSGSLSATYATSQLPQLLADQLKANPDPAAFSSDFYRNAFESSFLLADERFTQKKITSGTTSVCALVTKDQLYIAWVGDSKALLVGKRTQLQLVKPHKPENTDERKRIEAAGGTVLHAQGQWRVNGILNVARSIGDYSLEAVIAEPDFVDVQLNEAHDFLVLGTDGLWDHVPESHIIETVYESLADPSMKLDDISKLLIEAAKERDSQDNITAVVVLLKPRNQIEHL; this is encoded by the coding sequence ATGTCGTCAGATGCGATTCCCGCATCGGAATGTGCGCACCTGGTGGAATTCAAGCGATTTCTGGCCAATACGGCGGAGAATGCAGCAGCCGTAAGCGAGGAGGTGGTCAGCCGGAGTTGTGTAACCCGTACCGCCAATGAAACATATAAAGTGTCCGGCGAGGAGCGTCATGCCGAATTGGTCGCAGCCATTTGGAAGCAACTGGAGTCTCGGGGATGTCCGCTGCATTTTCGGATGAAGTTACTCCACCGCTGCACGCAGCAGCTGGAACAGGatctgtgctttgccaaggAGTGCGAAGTCACCGTGGAGGGTCCGCCACAGTACGATCTTCTTAAACTGCAAAAGTTCGTGGCCAGTGAGTTTGAAAGGTATATCCTAAAACTCACCGATAACTCGGAGGTGGATCGCCTTAAGGAATTTGGTGATGAGGCAGAGCCTAAAAACGAGTGCCATCTGAAAAAAGAACCCATGCACACATCTGCCGCTGTGAAGAACAAACCCCGAAAAATGGAGGATCGCTGTGTATGTCTGGATCGATTTGGTGAGATGTACGAGTTGTCGGACAGGAACTCTCGTTTTTTTGGCGTCTTTGATGGTCACTCTGGCTCCTTATCCGCCACCTATGCCACCAGCCAGCTTCCTCAACTGCTGGCCGATCAGCTTAAAGCTAATCCAGATCCTGCTGCATTCTCCTCAGACTTTTATCGCAATGCCTTCGAGTCGTCATTTTTGCTGGCGGACGAGCGTTTCACGCAGAAGAAGATCACTAGCGGCACAACCAGCGTGTGTGCCTTGGTCACAAAGGATCAGCTTTATATAGCTTGGGTTGGCGATTCCAAGGCCCTTCTAGTGGGCAAGCGAACTCAACTGCAGCTGGTGAAACCGCACAAGCCGGAAAACACAGATGAGCGCAAGAGAATAGAAGCAGCCGGCGGAACAGTGCTCCACGCCCAAGGGCAGTGGCGTGTAAACGGCATTCTGAACGTGGCCCGTTCTATTGGCGACTACAGCTTGGAGGCAGTGATCGCGGAGCCGGACTTCGTGGATGTGCAGTTAAATGAGGCTCACGACTTTCTCGTACTCGGCACCGACGGTCTGTGGGATCACGTACCCGAGTCGCATATAATCGAAACCGTTTACGAGTCCCTAGCGGACCCCTCAATGAAGTTGGACGACATTTCTAAACTGCTGATAGAGGCTGCAAAGGAGCGGGATTCGCAGGACAACATAACAGCGGTTGTGGTTTTGCTCAAACCTCGAAACCAGATCGAACATCTTTAA
- the LOC120446584 gene encoding RWD domain-containing protein 4 produces MSTPLEQQTEEREALQSIYEGDTNFKEIDSVTFQYKYGEEDNYKSFLVEVKWGENYPDEAPAINMNTFYNRNLLPVVKEEIQKALSTEAAQWLGCGMTYTLFECLKDNLEQLTAEQPESAPAVALVDDGVGALKISDPNADAESRKKEPKKEHLTKAQKRRQWERTDHKGDRERGWDWVDLVKHLSQTGGKNDDAHTASEIAASNAPALHPLNN; encoded by the exons ATGAGCACGCCACTGGAACAGCAAACGGAAGAACGGGAGGCATTGCAGTCAATATACGAGGGCGACACGAACTTCAAAGAAATAGATAGCGTCACATTTCAATACAAA TATGGCGAAGAGGATAACTACAAGTCTTTTCTGGTAGAGGTCAAGTGGGGCGAAAATTATCCCGATGAGGCGCCAGCTATCAATATGAACACGTTTTACAATAGGAATCT GCTGCCCGTTGTCAAGGAAGAGATCCAAAAGGCTCTGAGTACGGAAGCCGCCCAATGGCTGGGTTGTGGAATGACCTATACCCTGTTCGAATGCCTTAAGGACAATCTGGAGCAACTGACCGCCGAACAGCCCGAATCCGCACCCGCTGTAGCATTAGTGGATGATGGCGTGGGTGCTTTAAAAATCTCCGACCCCAATGCCGACGCAGAGTCAAGGAAAAAGGAGCCCAAAAAGGAGCACCTGACTAAGGCGCAAAAGCGCCGGCAGTGGGAGAGAACCGATCACAAAGGAGACCGGGAACGCGGTTGGGATTGGGTGGACCTCGTCAAGCATTTATCGCAAACGGGTGGAAAAAACGATGATGCTCACACTGCCTCCGAAATCGCAGCGTCCAACGCTCCTGCTCTACATCCCCTAAACAACTAA
- the LOC120446581 gene encoding FAS-associated factor 2: MEADGLTNEQTEKVLQFQDLTGIEDMNVCRDVLIRHQWDLEVAFQEQLNIREGRPTMFAASTDVRAPAVVNDRFLQQVFSANMPGGRTVSRVPSGPIPRSFTGIIGYVINFVFQYFYSTLTSIVSAFVNLGGGNEARLVTDPLGDVMKFIRDYYERYPEHPIFYQGTYAQALNDAKQELRFLIVYLHKDPAKNPDVESFCRNTLSSRSVIDFINTHTLLWGCDVATPEGYRVMQSITVRSYPTMVMISLRANRMMIVGRFEGDCTPEELLRRLQSVTNANEVWLSQARADRLERNFTQTLRRQQDEAYEQSLLADEEKERQRQRERDAVRQAEEAVEQARRDVELRKEEIARQKIELATLVPSEPAVDAVGAIAVVFKLPSGTRLERRFNQTDSMQDVYHYLFCHPDSPDEFEVTTNFPKRVLFSKANVDAAGEADNANEAMSKSLQDVGLKNREVLFVNDLEA; this comes from the exons GTGGCCTTTCAGGAGCAGTTGAATATCCGCGAGGGGCGTCCCACCATGTTTGCCGCCTCCACAGATGTCCGAGCGCCCGCTGTCGTCAACGACCGCTTCCTACAGCAGGTGTTTTCCGCCAACATGCCTGGCGGAAGGACGGTGAGCCGGGTGCCTAGTGGCCCCATACCCCGCAGCTTCACGGGAATCATCGGATACGTAATTAACTTCGTGTTTCAATACTTCTACTCCACGCTGACGAGCATTGTCAGTGCTTTCGTGAACCTGGGCGGCGGAAATGAAGCCCGCTTGGTGACAGATCCACTAGGCGATGTGATGAAGTTTATTAGGGATTACTACGAAAGGTATCCCGAGCACCCGATCTTCTATCAGGGCACATATGCCCAGGCCCTTAACGATGCTAAGCAGGAGCTGCGCTTTCTAATCGTTTACCTGCACAAGGATCCCGCCAAGAATCCAGATGTGGAATCTTTCTGCCGCAACACACTGTCGTCGAGATCAGTCATTGACTTTattaacacacacactctgTTATGGGGATGCGACGTAGCCACGCCGGAGGGCTATCGTGTGATGCAGTCGATCACAGTGCGCAGCTACCCAACGATGGTAATGATCAGCCTTAGGGCAAATCGCATGATGATCGTTGGACGTTTCGAGGGGGATTGCACGCCGGAAGAGCTGCTCCGTCGCCTCCAGTCGGTGACAAACGCCAACGAAGTGTGGCTGAGTCAAGCGCGTGCGGATCGCTTGGAGCGTAATTTTACACAGACTTTAAGAAGACAGCAGGACGAGGCCTACGAGCAGAGTTTGCTTGCGGACGAGGAGAAAGAGCGTCAGAGGCAAAGGGAGCGGGATGCTGTCCGGCAGGCGGAGGAGGCTGTGGAACAAGCTCGACGCGATGTCGAGCTTCGTAAGGAGGAGATTGCCCGGCAAAAGATCGAGCTAGCCACTCTGGTGCCATCCGAGCCGGCAGTGGATGCTGTCGGCGCTATTGCAGTTGTATTCAAGCTGCCCAGTGGAACACGCCTAGAGCGACGTTTTAACCAGACGGATTCGATGCAG GACGTTTATCACTATCTCTTCTGCCATCCCGATTCGCCGGATGAGTTTGAGGTCACAACGAATTTCCCGAAGCGGGTGCTCTTCTCGAAAGCGAATGTTGATGCCGCTGGGGAAGCAGACAACGCCAACGAGGCGATGAGCAAAAGCCTTCAGGACGTGGGACTCAAAAACCGCGAGGTGCTATTCGTTAATGATCTGGAAGCGTAA